The Methanocella arvoryzae MRE50 DNA window TATAGTCACTGGTATCTACTTCAACGACGTCAGTTCTCTGATGGAGGAGATCCGGGACATGGTAAACAGCAAGGGTATACAGCACCTGATCATCGACCCGATCACCACCATTTCCATGCTGTATGACAGCGAGGCCGACCTGCGGAAAGACCTCCTGCTGATGAGTGCCTGGCTCACAAGGATGGGCTGCACTGTACTACTCACTGCCGAGGCGTCCGATCAGAAGCTGCTGGACGTGGAAAAGTACCTTGCCGACTGCGTCATCGATCTACGTTCCCACATGGAATCCGACGAGCGGCGCTTCAGCATCTGCATCGAAAAGCTCCGGGGCAACAGACAGCTGATGTGCAGCCAGCAGTACCTGCCCGGCAGCGATGGCATAAAAATGCTCACCCGGGAGCAGGCTGTGTCCGAGTAACGATTATTTGCCGGTGAATACTAGAAGCAACACTGCGCAGCAGTGGTAGCATGCGCAGTGTTGTCTTCCCCTACGATGCACCATTATCTGTAAC harbors:
- a CDS encoding RAD55 family ATPase — translated: MSPGGTGVTLEQVKTGVDGLDILLSGGFVKGSTILISGSYGSGKTLLALQYAFYQAQRGDKVLYVSTSEPVFKIRQFAGNLAFFDESLVRTGYSGIAGKKDRNHAGFVEFVESSMGIVTGIYFNDVSSLMEEIRDMVNSKGIQHLIIDPITTISMLYDSEADLRKDLLLMSAWLTRMGCTVLLTAEASDQKLLDVEKYLADCVIDLRSHMESDERRFSICIEKLRGNRQLMCSQQYLPGSDGIKMLTREQAVSE